The Bradyrhizobium sp. CCGB01 genome segment GGGCATGACATTCGCTATGCTCGACTGCACTTTGTTCTTGAAGCCCGTCACGATGTCAGACTCGCCATTCATCATCGCCGCGAAGCCGGCCTTCGCAACGTCAGCGGCACCATCCTTTTCTTCCGTTCCGACCTTGGTATCCATCATGTCGGCGCGGCGGAAGAACTCGGTCTCGGTGGCGCCAGGCATCAGGCAAGTGACGGTAATGCCGCTGTCACGGAGCTCCTCGCGCAGCGCGAAGGAAAACGAATCCAGGAATGCCTTGCTGCCATTGTAGACGGCTTGGAAGCTGCCCGGCGTGAATCCGGCGATCGAACCCGTAATCAGAATGCGTCCCGACTTGCGCCGAAGCATCTCGTTGGCGGCCCGATGGATCAGGTACAGCGTGCCGGTGATGTTGGTATCTACGACGTTCCGGATCCGACGAAATTCCTGATCGAGGAACGCCTTTCCTAGTCCGACGCCGGCATTGGCGAGCAACGCGTCGATCGGCCTGTCGCCGACCGCAACACAAAGTTTGTCGACACCCTCGGTGGTCGCGAGATCGGTCTCCACAGCCTGCACGCTGACCCCGAGCTTCCGGAGCTCGGCCCCCGCCGTCTCAATCGCCGGCTCGTTCGCGGCGATGAGGAGATCAAAGCCATCCTTGGCGCAGCATTTTGCAAGTTCCAGGCCTATTCCTGTGGAGGCACCAGTGACGACGGCGAATTGCTTGGCGGGCATGGGAGGGTCCTCGATATTGCTCTGACGAAGCTCAATCGTTCCGCCGGTCACCCGTTCCTAACCGACCTGAAGCGACCGATCGGCCAGCTACTGTAGTTCTGTATCGACCATAGCAACCTTCGTTCGGCGCTCGGCTTTGATGTGTTTGTTCAAGTGGAGGGACGAGGATGAAGGCGCTGACCAGGCACGGCAAAAGCGACATCCGCTGCGAGACGGCTCCTGATCCGAAGATCAGGACGGCTGCATCAAGGTGGTGATGAAGCCCTTTGACGCATGACACCTGCGAAATCGCGCTGGCTGGCGGCAACCCAGCTCGGAATCGTCAGCAGCAGTTTTTCAACCTTACTGAGCCAGGTGACGGCAGGCCAGATCGGCCGCGACCCGCTGGTCGACTGGATGACGGTCGCCGCGATCCCGGCGCGCGACGCGGTGCTGTCGTCCGAGCCGGGCGCTGCCGCGGTTGCGATCGGCATCGCCTTTCACCAATGGGCCGACGTCTCCTGGGCGCTGGTGTTCTTCGGCCTGTTCGGCCGCTGGACCGGGCGCCTCCACCCGGCAACTCTCGCCGGCCTCGCCCTGCCCTGGGCCGCCCTGACGTCAGCGACCGAGTGGTTCGTGCTGGTCCCCCTGTTTCCGTTCCGGCAGCCGATATTCACCCTGCAGCAGCCCTATTGGATCGGATTTCTGGTCCATCTCTCCTCCGCCCTGATCTATCCGCTGTTCGCGTGGCTCCGCTGGCCGATCGGCCAGGCGCCGGCGACCAGTGAGGTCCGGTTCGCGCAACGCTGGACGATCGGGGCGTTGTGCGCCCTCGCCTTGTCGACAACGCTCGGACTGGCCGAGGGAATGTCGGATCCGTTGCCGCTCGTGAGCGGCGATCCAGCCGACGACCAGCGCTATATCCGACACATGAGCACGCACCACGAGCAGGGCATCGAGTTGGCACGGCTTGCTGCCGCCCGTGCACAAGCACCGCACTTGCGCGCTCTCGCGGCGTTGATGGTCGCGTCGCAGGTGGGCGAGAACCGCATCTTCGCGCGCTGGTGGGACGGCTGGTCCACCGAGCCGATGCCGGTCTGCTCCAGCGAGGAGCGCGCGGCGATGCCGGGTTATCTTACCGCCGCGCAGATGGAACAGCTGCACGAGGCCACGGACGCCGAGTTCGACGCGATGTTCGTCCGCCTGATGAGCCTGCATCATGCCGGCGCGGTGCGGATGGCCGATGCCGAATTGCATTCATCGGGCGATCCGCAGCTGCGTCTGATGGCTCATGCGATCCGCCATGAACAGCAGGGCGAGATCGCACTGATGCACGGTGTCGGCGGCATCGAGGCGGTACGCCAGGCAACGCGGAACATGCTGGCGAACAAACTTTGACGGAACGGTCAGCGGGTTGTCTCGAGCCGCGCGGGCTACTCCGTGAACGTCTCGGCGGATTCTTCCGAATTTATGGCACTATGGTTCGAGAGCTCGCGCTCGGCATCGTGCCAGAACTCGTCGTCCCGCCCTTCCGGCCTACCCGCCAATTCCCAAAGCTGATGCGCGCGGGTCTTGATCTGGTCGTCCGTCGGCTTTTGCATGTGATTCCTCCCTATATCCTTCGCTCCAACGTAGCTTCCCTGCCTCACGATCCTGCCGCGCACGCACGCTGACGTGACTCGGACTTCGCGACCCTGGCCCGGCCTCGCTTGACCGATGTTTGCCGAAGCTGGTCCATCCGGCATTGCGAGGCTTTCTTGTCCGGGCGCCAGCGCAGGAGCCTCGTGCCATGGCGAAACCGGTCGCCGGACACATGGTCGTAGCAAACCTCGACGACGTTGACGGGGCACACCGGCTGCCACGCCGCGGATCGCTTCGTAGACCACCGGCTCGGCCCGCCCGGCGCCTTGCCAGTAAAGCTGCATTGGCTTGCAATCTTCTCGAATTTTTCGGTCAGGCCTGGCCGGTCTGAGGTCTTGATCGCCGAGGTGAAGCCGACGTGATGCAGAAGGCCGGAATCGTCATATAGACCAAGCAGCAGCGAGCCGATCACCTTGCGGCCACCCTGCTTCTTCTCGCCATAGCGGAAGCCGCCCACCACGCAATCGGCAGAGCGCAGCAGCTTGATCTTCTGCATCCCGTCTCGCGTGCCACAGCAATAGGGAAGGTCGAGCCGCTTTGCGACGACGCCGTCGTGACCGTCTTCCACATGCTGCAGCCATCGCGTCGCCTCGGCGCGGTCGCGGCTTGCCGGCGACAGCGTGAACACGTCCTTGCCGCCAAAATAGCGCCGCGCGAATTTCTCGAGCGCTGGGCGGCGCTTCGAAAGCGGAAGCCCCGCAAAGTCGGCGCTGGCCGACCGCAGCAGGTCGAAAGCGATGAAGCAGGCCGGCGTCTCGACGGCAAGGCGCTTGACCCGGCTGGCGGCGGGATGGATGCGCTGGAGGAGTGCGCCGAAAGAGTAGCCCTCCTCCAGGTGGATGATCAACTCGCCGTCAAGGATGAAGGATTCGGCGGACATGGCCGACGCAGCGGCAGCGACCTCTGGGAAATAGCGCACGAGGTCGCGACCGCCCTTCGACTGCATACGAATTCGTCCGCCATCGCGGCTCAGCAGGCAGCGAAATCCGTCCCATTTCGGCTCGTACTGCCACTCCGCCCCGCGGGGGATCTCAGTGACGGACAGCGCTTCCATCGGCTCCATGAGCAGCACCCCACTTCGATCGTCGAGAGGGCCTCCGTCTTGACGCATCGTAGCAGATGGGAACCCCGCGAGACGCCACGCGTTCCTCACCATCATTGCGAGAGGAGAAATCGATTATGGGCTTCTTCACGAAGGACATCAAAACGATGGAGGACCTGCTGATCCACGGTCTGCAGGACATCTACTATGCCGAGCAGCAGATCTTGAAAGCGCTGCCGACGATGATCGACAAAGCGACCAACCGCGACCTCGTCACCGGCCTCAAGAACCATCTGGAGGAGACTAACAAGCAGGTCGAGCGGCTGGAGAAGGCGTTCGCGAAGGTCGGGAAGGAGCCCAGCGGCACCAAGTGCCCGGCCATCGACGGCATCATCAAGGAAGCTGACGAGACCGCGGGTGAGATCGAGGACAAGGCAGTGCTGGACGCCGCCATCGTCGCGAACGCTCAGGCCGTCGAGCACTACGAGATGTGCCGCTACGGCACGCTGATCGCCTGGGCGGAAGAACTTGGCCACGACGAGATCGTCCGCTTCCTGACCACCAACCTCAACGAGGAAAAGGCGGCGAACACCAAGCTCAACACGGTGGCGCTGCGCAAGGGCGTCAACGCCAAGGCGTCGACGGCGGCCTAGGCCAGCTTCTTCCGTCTTGATCTCAGCGGCTCCGCGACATCGCGGGGCCGCTGCTCGTTGAGCCGAGAGCGTGACGCGAATTGGCGCAGCACGAACCAGGCGGCGACCGCGACGCCTGGAGCATCCGTTCAGCCCTAACCGCAGCGGCTCCTCAGGTCGCTTCATGCCCGGATATCGCGAGACCGCCGCGAATGCCCGTTAATGCGGATCAATCGTGAAGCGTCGCAGCAAGAAGGCGATTAACTTATGACATTTTCGGAACTGCGCAAACATTTAGCAGTTTGCAATTCGCAAATCAAAACGTTCAGGACGGCTGCAGGTGCGCATACTCATTGTCGAAGACGACACCCTCATCCGCGAATTCGTCGTCGATGTCCTCAGGGACGAGGGCTACGACGTCATCCATGCGGCCGACGGCGAGCAGGCGCTGGCCTGGTGCGGACGCAAAGCCGCCGACGTTCTGGTGACCGACGTGAAGCTGCCTGGAAAGATCGACGGCTGGCAGGTCGCCGAACGTTGCCGTCAGGATCATCCTAATCTTCCGGTGATCTACGCCACCGGCTTTTCGCCGGTCACGCCGCGTCCGGTCCCCGGCAGCCTCATCCTGCAGAAGCCGTATCACCCTGACCAGATCGTCGAGGCGATCAGGGAGGTGACGTCCGGCCGGTCACCGTCTGCCTAGCTCGTGCGTTGCTGCGGTTGATGAAGCGGGCATTACCTAGACTGGTCCCGACGGTCAGCATGGCAAAGGCCGAGACTACCGCGCCGCTGGCCAGAAAGCGGATGACATACTCGCTCATTTCGGCTTTTTCCATAGCTTGGGGAGCGGACCATCGGCGCCGTACGCCGGGTCCTTTCGCGGTACCGGCACTTTCGGGATCGTCTTCAACGCCCGCGAACGATCCTCGACGGTCGTGCACTCGTCGTACCTGCCCGTCCAGGGGTAGGCCCCGACGACGAGAAAGTACTTGTCTGCGGACAGGCACTGATGGCCCGTACCGGCGGGCAGGATCGCGACGTCACCTGCCTTCAGCTTGAATATCCGGCCCTTGCTGCCACCGAACCGGACGCGGCCCTCACCGCGAGCGATGCCGAGCACCTCGTGAATGCGGGAGTGGTAGTGAACATAGTCGTAGATGCCGTCGCGCCAGCTGTCGGCCCATCCGTTCGCCTCGAACAGGTCTTCGAGCACTGCCGCGGGATCGTGCTCCCCGTCGAAGTCGACCGCGCCCCTGTACAGGATCAGGGCCCAGCGTGGATGGTTCGGGATCAACCCATCATCCTTGAACCGAACGGTGTGGGGCTTTCTTGAACGCACAAGTTCGGGCGCCTTCCGCTTGCCAGGCCGGCGCAGACCGGTGGCTCGCTCCGCATATTCCTTGAAGTCTTCAAGTATCGGCATGGTCCGTCTCCTTCCGGGATAACCGGTGCAACCGCGAAGCATTCGTCCGAACCAGCACCGGGTGCACAATCGGCCACCATCGTCCGTCCGATCCAACATTCGGACTCCATAACTCCGAAGCGAGTTCCGGGTTCGATCCTCGTCGACGGAACGAACCGCGCAAGTCGTTGTTAGAAAAGCGAATTGGAGGCGCAGTGAAAAGGAAAGCGCGGACGTCGACGTTAGACGTGGTCGGACTCGCTGTGCCCGCAGCAGCCGCCTTCTATCTGCTTACCGGCGGCAAGAATGCCGGCGTCGTTCACGCCGACACTGGCGTCACGACGCAGAAGGCGGCGAACGCCGCCGGTGCGCGCGTCCTGCCCTCCGACCCCAAGCTCAAGGTCGAGCCGAATTAATCGGAGGAGTCATCATGCGAGCACACCTGCCTGTCGGGAATGCATCACCGGCGTCGCAGCGGAATGGCGATTGGTTCGCCCGACTGGCGGTAGCGACGTCGCGAATCTCCGGGCGCCCGCTCACTTTCCTTCTCGCGGTTACCACGGTGCTGGTTTGGGCCATCACGGGACCGCTGTTCGGCTTCAGCGACACCTGGCAACTCGTCATCAACACAGGCACCACCATCGTCACCTTCCTAATGGTCTTCCTGATCCAGGCGACCCAGAACCGGGATACGCTGGCGCTTCAGGTTAAACTCGACGAGCTCATCCTCGCGACCAAGAATGCTCACAACGCTATCGCAGGCATCGAGGAAGCTCCCGACAAGGAGATCGAGAAGGCGAAGGTGGAGGTCCTCAAGCGCGCCAGCTGAGGAAACGAGGAACGGCATCACGCCATGTCCGGCTCCATCGCTACCTATGTCGGCGGCGTCGCCGCCTTTCTCGCATCGCTCTCCTACATTCCGCAGGTTAGGAAGGCTTGGCCGCGCGGATCGACCCGCGACCTCTCGCTAGGCACGCTGGCTGCGCTTACGCGGGGACTGGGCCTCTGGACCGTTTACGGCGCGATCCAGGGCGACTGGGTCATCGTGCTGGCCAACGTCGTGGGAGCGACGCTCTCCGGTATCGTGCTGGCGTGCAAGATCCGTAACCTGCTGACCGCAGCGCTCTCTGCACCTCCTTGGCGTCATAGCCGGCATAGACGGGGACCGTGGGCTGCTCGTCCGTAAACAGGATCCAGTTTCGCGCCTTTCTTGGAAGGTCGCGCCAGGGCGTGTCGACGTCGTAACCAAGGGTCGTCAGGATATCGCGCAGGTTCTGGCCGTGCCATGCCGTCGGCCACGCCGCGACGGCCCGCTCGCGGATGGTGAGGGTGTCGTCCGGCACCATCGAGCGTTCGGTCACGTCGTAGACGCGGCCGAGACCGTGGCATTTCGGACAAGCCCCTTCTGCCGAATTGGGCGAGAAGGATTCTGCATGAAGCAGAGGTTGCGACTTCGGGTAGTCGCCGGCGCGCGAATAGAGCATCCGGAACAGGTTCGACAGCGTCGTGACGCTGCCGACGCTGGATCGCGTTGTCGGCGAGCCCCGCTGCTGCTGCAGCGCGACAGCCGGCGGCAGCCCCTCGACCTCGTCGACTTCGGGCACGGCCATCTGGTGAAACAGGCGCCGAGCGTAAGGGGACACGGATTCCAGATATCGTCGCTGCGCTTCTGCATACAGCGTCCCGAATGCCAGGGATGATTTTCCGGAGCCGGAGACGCCGGTGAACACCACAAGCGCATCGCGCGGAATGTCCACGTCCACGTTCTTCAAATTGTGCTCGCGCGCGCCCCGCACCCTGACTAATCCGTGTTCCGACTGCGCCGGGCTCTGCTTTAGTCTATACGCCTTGTCGTCCATGACTCGCTGCCGCTGCGGTTAAGACAGATAACGGGCCCGAAACGCCGACGATCCCAAGAGACTCGCGGGCTACCTCATGGAACCATTGCCAAGCGCGCAGGTTCGTTCCAACGACCGCCGGATATGAGACACATTATTCTGCTTCCATACTGGGCCGGCACGCCTGCAGGCCCATCCGGTGTGCAAATGGCGGGATTACATCGTGCGCTTGCTGCCTGGATCTCGACGCCGCTCAGCGTCCCACTCGCGGAGCAGGCAACCCTTTAACATTGGGCTATGCCGGGGTTTTCAATGATATCCTCCATCACGCCTGCGGTAGAGGCCGGAATATCCACTCGCGCCAAACCGCCAGTAGCGCGGCCATGATGACCGGCCCCACGAAGAGACCCATGAGGCCGAACGCAGCCAGTCCGCCGAAAATTCCGACGAACGCGAGCAGGAAGGGAAGCCTCGCCGAGCCGCTCACCACCGTCGGCCAGACGAAATGATCGCCAGCGATCATGACGATCGAGCCCCACAAGAACACTCCGGCCGCAGCGACCCCGCTTCCGCCCTCCGATATCGTGACGATGGCCGCGACGGTGAACGCCAGCCAGGCGCCGAACGGGATCATCGCGAACGCCGTCGTGAAGATGACGAACATCAGCGCATTGGGGACGCCCGCCACGAAATAACCGATGCCGATCGCTATCCCTTCGCCAAGGGCTACCAGCACCGTGCCGTTCACGGTCGCACGGGTCGCGTCGATCATCTTCTCGACTAGGCACTCTCCCGCGTCTCCAAAGAGCCTGTCGCAAGTCTCAAGGAAGCGGCTCGTAATCGAGCGGCCGCTGCGGAGCAGAGCGAATAAGGCCAACAAGGAGAAAAACAAGAGAAACAGCCGGTGGACCAGTTGACCGCCCAACGTCCGGAAGAGGTCGGATACGTTGTCCGCATTCACCGACTTCAACCACTCCGTAGCCGCCTTCGGATCCGAGAGATTGGCCCGCCACCATTGCTCCATGCTCCCGGCGGCGATCGGCAGGCGGGCGATCCAGTCTGGCACTTCGGCGCCGCTCTCCCGCGCCCTCTTGAGCCAGTCGGCCAGCAAATCGCTCTGCTGCGCGACTTCGTACACGGCAAGGGCAATTGGCGTTACCAGGATCAGTGCGACGAGGACTGTGAATGCAAAAGCCGCTGCTCCGGAAGGACCGCCCATGACGCGCGTGGCGAACGCCAGATAGAGCGGCCACAGGGCGACCGCCATGATGGTCGCCCAAACGAGAGCAGGCAGGAAACTCGCGGCGGTCCAAAGTCCGAGCGCCACTAATATCAGTGCCAGGGCGATCCTGGCGTTCATGCGCGCGCCCGCCCCCAGCGGGAGTGGCTTTTGATCGGCTGGCTTGGCCGCTGCGGGAGAGCCTCTCGATTGGAGTTTCTTTGATGGGGCTTTGGCCGTGCCGGTCATGCGCCTTTCCGACGTTTACCGGCTGCGCAGCTGCGGTCTTGCGGTAAGGAGCGCGCGGTCCGCTGACGGACGCGACGCCGGGATCACGCGTTTCGTGATACGAACCACATGCACTTTGCCTGTCGTGGTTCCTTGTCGCAGGCTGCGCCTGCTACGCCAGGCAGCCACCTCGTCCTCCAGACGGAATGCTCCGTCCTTGCCTTTGCCCTCGTGTTCGATGGTCGCGCCCATCTGGTTTTCCTCTTTAAGTCTCGCGCATAAAACGAGATAAGGCGACAGATGTTCCTTTATCCGGAACAACCGGCAGACCTCGGTCGTCTTTCCGAAGGATAATCGCCTTGCTGGCGCTTACGATCGGGGCTCAGTCAACCGACCAGATCGACTGGGCCGCATCGTCATGGTCCGGCGATGCAAGGTCCTGAAATGCGCGCGGCCTTGAATGCGCTTGCCGAGGAGTTCGACGTAGTCGCCGTTCCCTCTCAATATCAACACTGAGACGCATTCCTAGGAACGGTCCAAACCGCACACGATTTGTCCTTGGTAAACCTCAAGGAGAAACCTTATGCGTAGGACAATTCTGACGATCTTCATGGCCACGATGCTGGCCAGTGCCTCAGTGGGCGCCGCATTCGCACAGGGAGCGGGCGGTGCAGGCGCGGGAGCCGGCGGTGCGGGAGCAGGCGCTGGTGCAGGATCGGGCGGCGCGGGAGCAGGTGGCGCGAGCGCAGGTGGTGCGGCCGGTAACGGTGGCACTGGCGCAGGAGGGTCCGCAGGCGGATCTGGCGGCGGCGGCATCAGCCATGTCGAGCGCGGCGGGCAAGGCGCCTCCAGTCCTCCCGGCATGCGCAACGAGACGACCCCACCGTCGAACGGGACGACTCCGAGGCGTTGACCCCCGACAGCAACTGCGCGCCTGAGTACATCTCCTTCAAACAGCGCGCGTAAGAGCGGCCCCGGCGGACCCTCCCATGCGCCGGGGCCGCATTCGATTCGCGAATGATTTCCCTCGATGAACGAGGTGCCGATGAGTATCGCCCACCATTCTGAGACCCAACACCTCGCGGCCGGGAGCGCTGGGCCTGAACGGGGCCATCAGCAGAAAGGCACTCCATTTTCTAACAAATGATAACGCAACTTCCGGCAACAGGAGATTTCCTACGCGACGCAATCGTCCGATGGTGATTCCTCCGTGCCGCGATCCAAAGACGAGCAATCCGTTACGTTCGAAACCGCGCTTCCGGCGCAAATGATGGCCATCGACGGAACCTGGCGGCCTCCCTGTGCGGTCGAGACGATCTCGGAAGAAGGTGCGAGGCTGACGCTCGAGGTTTCCATCGAATCCCTTTCCTTGACAGAATTTTTCCTAGTGCTCTCCTCGACGGGCCTGGCCTATCGCAGCTGCGAGCTTGACGGCGTCAACGGCGCCGAGATAACCGTCAAGTTCTTGCGGGCTCGGGACAGGCGAAAAGAGCGTTCGGGAACCCGCAACGCGCCCGCCTGACCCGCCGCCCCCTTTCAATGGCCGGACGCAAGCTGCAGCTCCAGCATCGCCATCCGCTGAAGCACGGCAGGGTCCCGCTCTCCGGCATTTGCCGCCCGCAGGATGGACTCCGCCAACAT includes the following:
- a CDS encoding SDR family oxidoreductase, encoding MPAKQFAVVTGASTGIGLELAKCCAKDGFDLLIAANEPAIETAGAELRKLGVSVQAVETDLATTEGVDKLCVAVGDRPIDALLANAGVGLGKAFLDQEFRRIRNVVDTNITGTLYLIHRAANEMLRRKSGRILITGSIAGFTPGSFQAVYNGSKAFLDSFSFALREELRDSGITVTCLMPGATETEFFRRADMMDTKVGTEEKDGAADVAKAGFAAMMNGESDIVTGFKNKVQSSIANVMPNEILAKQHRKMAEPGTAKQ
- a CDS encoding DUF305 domain-containing protein; translation: MTVAAIPARDAVLSSEPGAAAVAIGIAFHQWADVSWALVFFGLFGRWTGRLHPATLAGLALPWAALTSATEWFVLVPLFPFRQPIFTLQQPYWIGFLVHLSSALIYPLFAWLRWPIGQAPATSEVRFAQRWTIGALCALALSTTLGLAEGMSDPLPLVSGDPADDQRYIRHMSTHHEQGIELARLAAARAQAPHLRALAALMVASQVGENRIFARWWDGWSTEPMPVCSSEERAAMPGYLTAAQMEQLHEATDAEFDAMFVRLMSLHHAGAVRMADAELHSSGDPQLRLMAHAIRHEQQGEIALMHGVGGIEAVRQATRNMLANKL
- a CDS encoding DUF2934 domain-containing protein, coding for MQKPTDDQIKTRAHQLWELAGRPEGRDDEFWHDAERELSNHSAINSEESAETFTE
- a CDS encoding ATP-dependent DNA ligase, yielding MEALSVTEIPRGAEWQYEPKWDGFRCLLSRDGGRIRMQSKGGRDLVRYFPEVAAAASAMSAESFILDGELIIHLEEGYSFGALLQRIHPAASRVKRLAVETPACFIAFDLLRSASADFAGLPLSKRRPALEKFARRYFGGKDVFTLSPASRDRAEATRWLQHVEDGHDGVVAKRLDLPYCCGTRDGMQKIKLLRSADCVVGGFRYGEKKQGGRKVIGSLLLGLYDDSGLLHHVGFTSAIKTSDRPGLTEKFEKIASQCSFTGKAPGGPSRWSTKRSAAWQPVCPVNVVEVCYDHVSGDRFRHGTRLLRWRPDKKASQCRMDQLRQTSVKRGRARVAKSESRQRACAAGS
- a CDS encoding ferritin-like domain-containing protein, producing the protein MGFFTKDIKTMEDLLIHGLQDIYYAEQQILKALPTMIDKATNRDLVTGLKNHLEETNKQVERLEKAFAKVGKEPSGTKCPAIDGIIKEADETAGEIEDKAVLDAAIVANAQAVEHYEMCRYGTLIAWAEELGHDEIVRFLTTNLNEEKAANTKLNTVALRKGVNAKASTAA
- a CDS encoding response regulator, encoding MRILIVEDDTLIREFVVDVLRDEGYDVIHAADGEQALAWCGRKAADVLVTDVKLPGKIDGWQVAERCRQDHPNLPVIYATGFSPVTPRPVPGSLILQKPYHPDQIVEAIREVTSGRSPSA
- a CDS encoding cupin domain-containing protein, yielding MPILEDFKEYAERATGLRRPGKRKAPELVRSRKPHTVRFKDDGLIPNHPRWALILYRGAVDFDGEHDPAAVLEDLFEANGWADSWRDGIYDYVHYHSRIHEVLGIARGEGRVRFGGSKGRIFKLKAGDVAILPAGTGHQCLSADKYFLVVGAYPWTGRYDECTTVEDRSRALKTIPKVPVPRKDPAYGADGPLPKLWKKPK
- a CDS encoding low affinity iron permease family protein, whose amino-acid sequence is MRAHLPVGNASPASQRNGDWFARLAVATSRISGRPLTFLLAVTTVLVWAITGPLFGFSDTWQLVINTGTTIVTFLMVFLIQATQNRDTLALQVKLDELILATKNAHNAIAGIEEAPDKEIEKAKVEVLKRAS
- a CDS encoding SemiSWEET family sugar transporter; translated protein: MSGSIATYVGGVAAFLASLSYIPQVRKAWPRGSTRDLSLGTLAALTRGLGLWTVYGAIQGDWVIVLANVVGATLSGIVLACKIRNLLTAALSAPPWRHSRHRRGPWAARP
- a CDS encoding AI-2E family transporter, translated to MTGTAKAPSKKLQSRGSPAAAKPADQKPLPLGAGARMNARIALALILVALGLWTAASFLPALVWATIMAVALWPLYLAFATRVMGGPSGAAAFAFTVLVALILVTPIALAVYEVAQQSDLLADWLKRARESGAEVPDWIARLPIAAGSMEQWWRANLSDPKAATEWLKSVNADNVSDLFRTLGGQLVHRLFLLFFSLLALFALLRSGRSITSRFLETCDRLFGDAGECLVEKMIDATRATVNGTVLVALGEGIAIGIGYFVAGVPNALMFVIFTTAFAMIPFGAWLAFTVAAIVTISEGGSGVAAAGVFLWGSIVMIAGDHFVWPTVVSGSARLPFLLAFVGIFGGLAAFGLMGLFVGPVIMAALLAVWREWIFRPLPQA
- a CDS encoding PilZ domain-containing protein, with amino-acid sequence MMAIDGTWRPPCAVETISEEGARLTLEVSIESLSLTEFFLVLSSTGLAYRSCELDGVNGAEITVKFLRARDRRKERSGTRNAPA